One stretch of Candidatus Hydrogenedentota bacterium DNA includes these proteins:
- a CDS encoding Stp1/IreP family PP2C-type Ser/Thr phosphatase, producing MAVIPQTQLGPPRGGNFEYHWSGPFLEAHLLSDVGKKRQRNEDGCTLCVPEDRELARERGILFAVADGMGGVSGGDFASRLGLQTLVEEYYARNETTAPERLQEAVSQANRRIFQEAENHPEFYGMGTTMCALLVHGDHAYIAHVGDSRLYLYRDALYQVTEDHSLVAEQVRNGYISEDEARTHSLKNLITRAVGTKDAVKADLYAVRLKVGDTIMMCSDGLSNLVDDNTIAGILTGGNLQGAARVLVGRALEGGAPDNVTVLLVRVLEQPFKTSMAQGAKPVTLGKPGLFGSIRRLFS from the coding sequence ATGGCGGTAATTCCACAGACCCAACTAGGTCCGCCCCGCGGCGGAAATTTTGAATATCACTGGTCCGGTCCGTTTCTCGAAGCGCACCTGTTGTCGGACGTGGGCAAGAAGCGGCAGCGCAACGAAGACGGCTGCACGCTGTGCGTCCCGGAGGACAGGGAACTCGCCCGCGAACGCGGCATTCTATTTGCCGTGGCCGACGGGATGGGCGGCGTGAGCGGCGGCGACTTTGCCAGCCGGCTCGGTCTGCAAACGCTCGTCGAGGAATATTACGCGCGCAACGAGACCACCGCGCCCGAGCGCTTGCAGGAAGCCGTCAGCCAGGCCAACCGCCGCATCTTCCAGGAAGCGGAGAATCATCCCGAGTTCTACGGAATGGGCACCACCATGTGCGCGCTGCTCGTGCACGGCGATCACGCGTACATCGCGCACGTCGGCGACAGCCGCCTCTACCTCTACCGCGACGCCCTGTACCAGGTCACGGAAGACCACAGCCTCGTGGCCGAACAAGTGCGCAACGGATACATCTCGGAAGACGAAGCCCGCACGCATTCGCTGAAAAACCTCATCACGCGCGCGGTCGGAACAAAAGACGCCGTGAAGGCAGACCTCTACGCCGTCAGGCTCAAAGTCGGCGATACAATCATGATGTGTTCGGATGGATTGTCGAACCTCGTCGATGACAACACCATCGCAGGCATACTTACCGGCGGCAATCTGCAAGGCGCCGCGCGCGTACTCGTCGGCCGCGCGCTTGAAGGCGGCGCGCCGGACAACGTGACAGTGCTGCTGGTGCGAGTCTTGGAACAGCCGTTCAAGACGAGCATGGCCCAAGGCGCAAAGCCCGTCACCTTGGGAAAGCCCGGCCTCTTCGGCTCGATTCGCCGCCTGTTCTCGTAA
- a CDS encoding MFS transporter, which yields MGAQAEAGQTKADKALFWACFMSLIATAFGFVVRSMIIKDLGAEFDLSPTQQGEIFGAGLWPFAISIVLFSLIVDKIGYGRAMAFAFVCHVVSCVMTIFATGYWSLYLATFIMTLGNGSVEAVINPVVATMFSKEKTKWLNILHAGWPGGLVVGGVMAIALTAFGIESWKWKVGLVLIPTIVYGVMMIGHKFPVHERVAAGVSYHAMLKEVGILGALIIVSLMTFEVGRVFDFARFGAFEIAGGKIPYLNIAIIVVLVGAFGAFTKSLGQPLFIFLLFIMMPLATTELGTDSWITPLMEGEMGKLGLNAAWVLVYTSFIMMVLRFSAGSIVHRISPLGLLAASAAIAALGLVSLSYASGVMILLAATLYAFGKTFFWPTMLGVVAERFPKGGAMTINTIAGVGMLSVGIVGAVFMGKIQDSAIDRDLLAYDQKNNTQFHANLVTEKKTSIFGDYLTVDQKKLEAESEENKAVVKEVSMLASKGALRTVAVLPCIMLVCYIILIVYFQSQGGYKPIHLEGEGGSAH from the coding sequence ATGGGTGCGCAAGCCGAAGCCGGCCAGACCAAGGCCGACAAAGCACTGTTCTGGGCCTGTTTCATGTCGCTCATTGCGACGGCGTTCGGGTTCGTTGTCCGCAGCATGATCATCAAGGACCTTGGCGCGGAGTTCGACTTGTCGCCGACGCAACAGGGCGAAATTTTCGGCGCGGGGCTGTGGCCGTTCGCCATAAGTATCGTGCTGTTCAGCTTAATCGTGGACAAGATCGGTTACGGCCGGGCGATGGCGTTCGCGTTCGTTTGCCACGTCGTTTCGTGCGTGATGACGATCTTCGCGACGGGATACTGGTCGCTCTATCTCGCGACGTTCATCATGACGCTGGGCAATGGTTCGGTCGAGGCTGTTATCAATCCCGTCGTCGCCACGATGTTCTCGAAAGAGAAGACGAAGTGGCTCAATATCCTGCACGCGGGTTGGCCAGGCGGTTTGGTGGTTGGCGGCGTGATGGCGATTGCTCTAACGGCTTTCGGAATAGAAAGCTGGAAGTGGAAGGTCGGTCTGGTGCTAATTCCGACCATCGTGTATGGCGTCATGATGATTGGGCACAAGTTCCCGGTGCACGAACGCGTCGCGGCGGGCGTCTCGTATCATGCGATGTTGAAGGAAGTCGGCATTCTCGGCGCACTCATCATCGTCAGCTTGATGACGTTCGAAGTGGGGCGCGTGTTTGATTTTGCGCGATTCGGTGCGTTTGAAATCGCCGGTGGAAAGATTCCGTACCTCAACATTGCGATCATCGTCGTGTTGGTCGGGGCGTTTGGCGCGTTCACGAAATCGTTGGGCCAACCTCTGTTCATATTCCTGCTGTTCATCATGATGCCGCTTGCGACCACGGAACTTGGTACGGATAGCTGGATCACGCCGTTGATGGAAGGCGAGATGGGCAAGCTCGGTCTGAACGCCGCGTGGGTTCTTGTGTACACGTCGTTCATCATGATGGTGTTGCGGTTCAGCGCGGGTTCGATTGTGCACCGCATTTCGCCGCTCGGATTGCTCGCGGCGAGCGCGGCGATCGCGGCACTGGGGCTAGTCTCACTTTCGTATGCGTCGGGCGTGATGATCCTGCTGGCGGCGACTTTGTACGCGTTCGGCAAGACGTTTTTCTGGCCGACGATGCTCGGTGTCGTGGCGGAGCGCTTCCCGAAGGGCGGCGCGATGACGATTAACACCATCGCGGGCGTGGGCATGCTCAGTGTGGGAATCGTGGGCGCGGTGTTCATGGGCAAGATTCAGGACAGCGCGATCGACCGCGACCTGCTCGCGTACGATCAGAAGAACAACACCCAGTTCCACGCCAACCTGGTCACGGAGAAGAAGACCAGTATCTTCGGCGATTACTTGACCGTCGACCAGAAGAAACTCGAAGCGGAGAGCGAGGAGAACAAGGCGGTCGTGAAGGAGGTTAGCATGCTCGCGAGCAAGGGCGCACTGCGCACGGTCGCCGTGCTCCCGTGCATCATGCTCGTGTGTTATATCATCCTAATCGTTTATTTCCAATCGCAGGGCGGCTATAAGCCGATTCACCTCGAAGGGGAAGGCGGAAGCGCGCACTAG
- a CDS encoding LptE family protein, producing MVGTARTQQALAGPVVMRRLLLPLLAGGVLISAGCGYTTKSSLDEKYQTIFVSAFQNTSRQYDLQAPLTNAITRKFITDGRLRVVGRGEADLVLEGIIRDYRLKGITYDEDDEVTQFLCVVLASARLTEGGTGRVVWEEKTMAGETSFYTRASGQSSDRLRGNAEAFLPSVRSFSTEEENRGASEALEQLASDIFYRTVEPW from the coding sequence ATGGTTGGAACAGCACGGACACAGCAAGCGTTGGCAGGCCCCGTCGTAATGCGCCGGCTCCTGTTGCCCCTGCTCGCCGGCGGGGTATTGATTTCGGCGGGCTGTGGATACACCACGAAAAGTTCGCTGGACGAGAAGTACCAGACAATCTTCGTGTCCGCGTTCCAGAACACGAGCCGCCAGTACGACCTTCAGGCGCCGCTCACCAACGCGATCACGCGGAAATTCATCACCGACGGGCGCCTGCGCGTCGTCGGGCGAGGCGAGGCCGACCTCGTCCTCGAAGGCATCATTCGCGATTACCGCCTAAAGGGCATCACCTACGACGAAGACGACGAAGTGACCCAGTTCCTCTGTGTTGTGCTCGCGAGCGCGCGCCTTACGGAAGGCGGCACCGGCCGCGTCGTATGGGAAGAGAAAACGATGGCCGGCGAAACCAGCTTCTACACGCGCGCGTCCGGCCAGTCGTCGGACCGCCTCCGCGGCAATGCCGAAGCGTTCCTGCCGAGCGTACGTTCGTTTTCGACGGAAGAGGAAAACCGCGGCGCATCCGAAGCGCTCGAACAACTCGCCTCGGACATTTTCTATCGCACGGTCGAGCCTTGGTAG
- the holA gene encoding DNA polymerase III subunit delta: MDVAEFLKTSGKGKPANVYLFCPHRAPKAREATFEPLLAHRAVDDVVARHVEPSMRDLSYHLYYGDETAASDVVDAARTLPFLTEYRVVVVHAADKYESESSGAALHAYLESPNDTTILMLIAPRIDKRLRLFKLCEKHGVVVECPEMHEREAAAWARNEAQARGKTLGANASVLLVERSGTKLSDVLNAVTLVCNYIGTESTIQESDVHAACADVAEDEIWTLTDAIAQSDTRTALLTLRTVLDMNKSEFEILSTITWLIKTAYFAATANASRVKPFLANKVRPLAEKLGKEKFRDAFALCMNTEVMLRSTGVDRTLALELLVIKLAAPRRPARPSRAS; encoded by the coding sequence GTGGACGTCGCCGAATTCCTGAAGACAAGCGGTAAAGGCAAACCCGCAAACGTCTACCTCTTCTGTCCGCACCGGGCGCCGAAAGCGCGCGAAGCGACGTTTGAACCGCTGCTGGCCCACCGCGCGGTCGATGATGTCGTCGCGCGCCACGTCGAACCCTCGATGCGCGACCTCAGCTACCACCTCTACTACGGCGACGAAACCGCCGCCTCGGATGTTGTCGACGCCGCGCGCACGCTCCCCTTTCTCACGGAGTACCGCGTCGTTGTCGTGCACGCAGCCGACAAGTACGAGTCCGAATCCAGCGGCGCGGCCTTGCACGCCTATCTCGAATCGCCGAACGACACCACGATACTCATGCTCATCGCCCCGCGGATCGACAAGCGATTGAGGTTGTTCAAACTGTGCGAGAAGCACGGCGTCGTCGTCGAATGCCCGGAAATGCACGAGCGGGAAGCCGCGGCATGGGCACGGAACGAGGCACAAGCGCGTGGAAAAACGCTTGGCGCGAATGCGTCCGTACTGCTCGTCGAACGCAGCGGCACAAAACTCTCTGACGTGCTCAACGCGGTCACACTCGTCTGTAATTACATCGGCACGGAATCGACAATTCAGGAGTCCGATGTACACGCGGCGTGCGCCGACGTGGCCGAGGACGAGATTTGGACGCTGACGGACGCCATCGCGCAGTCCGACACCCGCACGGCGCTGCTGACCTTGCGGACCGTGCTCGACATGAACAAGAGCGAGTTCGAGATTCTCAGCACGATCACGTGGCTTATCAAGACCGCCTATTTCGCCGCGACGGCCAACGCCTCCCGCGTGAAACCGTTCCTGGCAAACAAGGTCAGACCCCTCGCGGAAAAGCTCGGAAAGGAAAAGTTTCGCGACGCGTTCGCGCTGTGCATGAATACGGAAGTGATGCTCCGCTCGACCGGCGTCGACCGGACCCTCGCGCTCGAACTGCTGGTCATCAAGCTCGCCGCGCCCAGGCGTCCGGCCAGGCCGTCGCGCGCCAGTTAA
- the bamD gene encoding outer membrane protein assembly factor BamD, protein MHSMLRWVGAAIALTVMVQGVAQAQWTWSPQTGRWINVKRLPKETPELQVEFARSLMVQGDYKKALRETEKFKDYYSDTEWADDNQYLRGEIMLAQGDLLPAAKEFQQVVAVYPDSDLFDQVIAKQYEIGDHFYDRGTANLNKGWWHPFRKRPFRRAITVYAMVIDNQPFTDSAAQAQYKVGLCHYTLEEYREAAFEYQRVIDDYAASDYVDEASHGLAMCHYKDSRPPAYDQSPSLLAVDAVDNFKRKFPDDSRVAELDSIKTEMLNRVAEQRLRTAKFYEKRRKFDSAAIYYEVVVEQFPSTTSAPEAQAWLEQHGHSKRWQAPS, encoded by the coding sequence ATGCACAGCATGTTGCGGTGGGTAGGCGCGGCAATCGCGCTGACGGTGATGGTTCAGGGTGTCGCCCAGGCCCAGTGGACGTGGAGTCCGCAGACCGGCCGGTGGATCAACGTGAAGCGCCTTCCCAAAGAAACCCCCGAACTCCAAGTCGAGTTCGCGCGCAGCCTCATGGTCCAAGGCGACTACAAAAAGGCCCTGCGCGAAACCGAGAAGTTCAAGGACTACTACAGCGACACGGAATGGGCGGACGACAACCAGTATCTCCGTGGCGAGATCATGTTGGCGCAAGGCGATCTGCTGCCGGCAGCGAAGGAATTTCAGCAAGTCGTCGCTGTCTATCCCGACAGCGACTTGTTCGATCAAGTCATTGCGAAACAATACGAGATCGGCGACCACTTCTACGATCGCGGCACCGCGAACCTGAACAAGGGCTGGTGGCACCCGTTCCGCAAGCGGCCGTTCCGCCGCGCGATAACCGTGTACGCGATGGTGATCGACAACCAGCCGTTTACGGATTCCGCGGCCCAGGCACAGTACAAGGTAGGCCTCTGCCACTACACGTTGGAAGAATATAGGGAAGCGGCGTTCGAGTATCAGCGCGTCATCGACGATTACGCCGCATCGGACTACGTGGACGAAGCGAGCCACGGCCTGGCCATGTGCCATTACAAGGACTCGCGTCCGCCGGCGTACGACCAATCGCCCAGCTTGTTGGCCGTCGATGCGGTCGACAATTTCAAGCGAAAATTCCCCGACGACAGCCGCGTCGCCGAACTGGATTCCATCAAGACCGAGATGTTGAACCGCGTCGCCGAACAGCGGTTGCGCACGGCGAAGTTTTACGAGAAGCGCCGCAAGTTCGATTCCGCGGCTATCTACTATGAGGTGGTCGTCGAGCAGTTCCCGAGTACGACCTCCGCGCCGGAAGCCCAGGCATGGTTGGAACAGCACGGACACAGCAAGCGTTGGCAGGCCCCGTCGTAA